In Geotrypetes seraphini chromosome 11, aGeoSer1.1, whole genome shotgun sequence, the genomic window gggtggggctttaggagcctggcccaatcaggccctaaggcctgccattcagcggatggtgggcctgccaggCAGACGGGCTTGAGACCCATCTGTCCGCCCAATGGATTTTAGGTAAGGAGGGTGAGGGTTATGGTGTTGCCGGGTCGCCGGGTGGGGGGGTGTCGCGGGGTTCagggggtggtcgttgggggggttcgtcatgggcaggaggggttgggctccctcttacccAGATTGGTTCAGGgacaggagcaggaggggttgggctccctcctgcccagatccaattggcgggggtggggggctgcgtcagggcaggaggggttggcaccctcctgcccatattttagtgtaGGTGGGGGGAGTCGCatctcggcaggagagattggctatctctcctgccgtgatagcaATCCCCTACCCcccgaaccgcggcactttgggggaaggcatctctcctgctgcgatcgttgtggtggggggtgggcaggttgccagggccgctgagctgatcgcagcagctgcgatcagctcagcggcccctttttcggcacttatacctgttttgacttggtctaagtcaaaacgtataagtgccgactaggcaatctGTTCAaatttttggttatacctgctgtatgactatgtctaggtcagcccacctcctgccctttcccctcctctaaaaacgcctcttttcgctcaatgcgtttagaggcagggggaaAGACCTAGGCTGGTTTTAGAtaatctaaaaccagctttgattattggtacttggacgatctggctttttgatcgtccaagtatagatttaggccactttttaaatgtttttttgttttgattatgagccccatagcatacGGTATGATATAACAAATGCAAAATTGATCTGTCCTtgtcattttcagggcacagacatTAGAAGTCCATCAGACACTGGCTTAATTTTCAACTACACACTGGGATACACACTGCAGAATTTGGCTGGCACTAGCCTTACTTCCCAACTACTAGATATTCCATCTAAGCacaactatggggtccttttactaaagcgcactaacccatttagcacgtgctaaaaattagtgcacgctaaattggttagcgtgcctAAGTAAAAGGACCTTTATGTTTTCATATGAAGCCATTCTCTTTCTATATAAGAATCCCACACATTTTTTAATTCCATTATCATTTATGTCTCCATTGTCCCtcatgggagagcattccaagcatctaccactctctctgtgaagaagtacttcctgacattatTCCTAAGTCAACCCTCTTGCAACCTTAATTAATTAATGTTCTCTAGTTCTAATGTTTCCTGTCTCTGGAAAAAGTTTGTTGCATATATTAATAACCTCCaattatttaaatgtctgtatcaccCCTATCCTTCCTTTCCCCTAGGGTATACATACTCAGGTCTTCAAGTCATTTCTCTTATGTCTTTTGGTGCTGCATCGGCTCCCGGTCACAGGAAATGgatgccttgagctcccatagtctctgaagccatttcctgtgagcgatctgcacggggcaggagcatgggaagatcgctcctgccccgaaaacccgctagaccaccaggtaaagtttaaggggggcttacaaggcttaaaatagcctgaaaaattaaaatggttttttgggtttaaagaacataagaacataagaaatgccttcaccggatcagaccgaggtccatcaagtccggcgatccgctcacgcgggggcccatttaggttctctattatgaaaacctgaaattaccgtatccctcaatatgatttgcaagaaggtgtatatccaacttgtgcttgaaaccccgaagagtagtctccgccacaacaccctcaggaagagaattccaagcgcccaccactcgttgtgagaaacagaactttctggcattcgtcctgaaccttctgccacccagtttcaggctgtgacctcttgtccgtgtcacatctgaaaatgttagtaatgctgcttcttggtctatttcatcaaatccttttaatattttaaaagtctctatcaaatcgcctctcagtcttctcctctcgagtgtgaacagtcccagtttcctgaggcgttcttcatagctcaaatttttcattccttggactagtttcgtggctcgcctttgcaccttctccaacagaTGACAGTGAGTGAGAAGGAAACTTTCACTCTTACTCATGTCTTTGCAACTCTGCTGAATGCACCTGATGGGGTTCATGGACATTAGCTTGTAAATGTGGATATTTGCTTTCTTTTGTTTGGTACTAATGTGCCTTTAGGGCAGTATAAATCTTAAAAACCTTGTGAATCAACCATCACATATTTCATGACTCCTATTAAAACCTGTTTTATAGTGGTAGGCCCATTTTACCCGCACTTCCCCCTTCCCTGGTAATTGGAGAACTATAGGGCTCTGTGGCTTTGATGTACACAGAATAAGGAAACAAGCATTTGGCAGTTTTGCTTAGGATAAGTGACTTGGAAATTCCCAGTAGTTCATGTCTTTGCATTCATTgctaatatataaataattttcaaaagaaaatgaGCAGCCTGTGTTCTACGAATTTTATGTGTTACAGTTATGGTTCTTAGTACACTGAATAATCAACATTCTGGTTCCTTAGGGAAAAAGTGTTATTCAAAACAAGGACCATGTAGGATCCTGGTGAACCATACTCTGGAAAGCAATACTCTTCTGTCTTCAGTAAAAGTTCCAGAATtctgtacatcatctctgcagttcttttttgttttctctctaaATCCCACCCCCCTCTCACTTGTATCCTGAATCCCCTCTCTGGCCCAgcatctttctttttatttactcaattttctatactattctcccatgggagctcaaaatggtttacatgaatgtattcaggtacttaagcattttcccctgtctgttctggtggtttcacaatctatctaatgtacctggggcaatggggggattaagtgacttgcccaggatcacaagtaGCAGTGTGggttgaacctacaacctcagggtgctgaggctgtagcttaaaCCACGGCACCACACTCTCTCCCTCTCGCCATTGCCtaagaatctattccttccttctcACCCCTTTCTGAGCTGGGTCTTCCTTTCTCTACAATTCTGTCACCACAATTTGTGCATCCAGCATTTATGTCTTCTCACCACTCCTCCCCCTACACCCAACCACCCACCTGCACCTCTCTCACTCTCACTCACACCCTGAATCCCTTTCCGGCTtcccatggtttggcatctttctctccctctctccactggacaagcatctctctctcccccttctgccCCACTTGCGGGTTCAGCATTCatgtcccctcccttcctcctccttctcccccccccccaacatgtggTTCtggcctctcttactctctctgaTTGACAGACAAAGCAGCCGAGGAAAGGCCCTGGCGGAGCTGGTTGCAAGTAGTCTATTCACAGCGTTGCCTCTGTCGGCCAGCAAGTAGTCTATTCACAGTGTTGCCTCTGTCGGCCAgctggctgccactgctgccttgGGAGGGCCTGCGGGTAGGGAGAGATGCAAGAtctacacggggggggggggggaggagggggtcgaAGAGAGCCTAAACccatgtgggggaggggaagtcatCAAAGGAGAGCAGAAGACCTCTGCTTGGCAGGAGTACTGGAGATTACCTGAGTCGTGGGAGAGGAATgtctgtgcagaattctgcatggATGGGGAATTCTACGcaaattctgccaggagtaaaagATTAATGAGTGAGAATCCATTAGGACCAAAAGTGAAGGAAGCAACAGAATAtgcaaaagaagagaaaaactcCTCAAAGAATTAAATCACCAAGGCCCTCTTTTagcaagccgcgttagggttttttttatcaccggccgctaaggtaaaagcttcaatgctcataggaattctttaagcatcggagcattttctgcagcggccggcaataaaataccctaatgtggcttgataaaagggggccagatGAGGAAAAAACAAGTGGCAAGTTCATATATGCAGTGGAAAATACAAAGTGTTACTCCTTGAAACCATTCGTTGATCAAAACTAGACATTTGAATGGTTAAGGAGAGATGAAATGTAAAGATGAGCAACTGAGAGTTGCATCCCAGGATAGCAAATTACAGACAAGATTGTTTACAGCAAGCATAGAAAAATCTGGTACAACAGTGAGCTACCTTAAAAAGGACAGATCCCAGTATGGCAGATTATAGTTTGAAGCCAGGGCAGTCGTAGGACTAAATGATGCTCTGAACAAAGATTGCTttcaacatctctctcccctttcagaGTTTTCTGCTTGCAGATCCTCAGATTGACCCCAAAGGGTGGAATGGTGCCTTTCCCCCTCAGCTTAGAATCCAGAGCAGTTATCTTTCTTGCTACCCCTTGAAATGGCCCTGGGTGTTGTCCTGTCTGTTTTCTTAGGAACAGtgcctctgacgtcacttcctaggcgtgggtccaggaagtgatgtcagaggaagagcaggttgggggttgctgctcgcgtgAAGAACATTACAAAGTTACGGGGAACGGAAGTGGTGAGAATGTGTGGCAATGGGGGCTAGGGAAAGAgcaggacgggggggggggggaggaggagagcagGACGGctgcctgcaccctcaccaagacagtgcctgggaTGGACCGCCCCCCACCGTTCTCCCCCCTTTCTATTCCACTGCTGCCAGGTAcagtacttgtgacttggtctggctattgtggaaacaggatactggtctatatggaccattggtttgacctagtatggctattcttatgttcttaggttgtACGCCTGACAGGGAGATCccaaagtacctgaatgtaactcaccttgagctacatctgaaaaaaaggcataagccaaaaacaaattaataataatatgACTAAATTATTACAACTAATCATGTTCTGTCAATTTATATTCTCAAAAGGCAGCTGAAATATAAATGAATAGTAACTTGCACAAAAAGGATTTCATCTATCTAACGTGATACGTGATCCACCACAGTGGAAACGTGCTCTCTTCTGAGTGTATGCTAATACATTTGCATAGAATGAGATAGTATTAGAACAAGCAAGCTGAAGATCCTCTATTGACTAGGAGTTAATGATTAATAAACCAGGATTATGTGGTCATGCATGTTTGGATACTCACAGATCTGTCAATATTCTGCAAAGGGCCAAGCAGTCTCAATGCTGCCTTTTGCTAGAAATAATTTGGTAACTAACCCCATCTTTCACAAAGACCGATAgtactgccccaaagcccatagggatgtAAAGGGTTTTGGGGCTTTTGTTGCATGGCCGCAGTTACCACAAcgttgtaaaaaggggggtggggggagggtaaataCTGAGGCTGCTTTTGAATAATGTATGGGATTCCCGCATAACAAGTTTGCAGAAATCCATTATTCTATTCCTCAGCACAGAAGTCATAGAAGTACAGTATATCGATTGGTATTGTGATAACATAATCCACTACTTTTTTTTGTTCCAGTGAAGCTCTTTTGTTTGAAAACAATGACGACTTTTAGTGTTTTGTTTTCagaatgaaaagaagaaaaacaactgCAATtgaatttagtttagttttttttttaaagtgctgtgTTTGTTAAATGGGTTTACCAAGAATCATAAACAATTCATCATGTCAGTACCATTTAATATTCATTAACACAAatgtattgatttatttaaaaaatgtatttctctcCTAAAATCTAGGCAAGTTACAAATAACATTCATAAAAATCTACACACATATAATAACACAGTTCAAGTTCTTATTTAATAATTTTAGAAAGCCTGCACAAACAAATGAGTTTTATGTAATTTACGAAACAGGTCAATGACTTCACACAGACTCAAAGATCATGGTGACTTATTCCACAATTTTGCTGCTGCTTCTGAAAATGCTGACTGGCTTGTTGTCACATATCGAACAGTCACAATTGTTAAACACGTTGCAGTTTctgatcttagggctccttttactaagctgcgatagcggttttagtgtgcgcatAGCGCACACTGAATtaccgcgtgcgctagaccttaacgccagcattgagctggatttgttctagccacatagcgtgggtttagcgcgcgctaaaatcctgcgcgaTAGTGGTTTATAGGTcaggccggcgcgctgaatgATCTGCTATGCTCCCGACATTCAGAATTCTTATGAGCTAAGgaaacagcacagagcattcagcgtgctgacctgcgctaaaaaccgctattgcggtattgtaaaagggggaggggttaatttccTGCTCAGTACGTATACAGACAATACTTGTAGATACGAATGGTACTTGATCATACAAAATGCCATCAATACTTTACTGTATATTGTATCCCTCATTCTATtagtaaccaatgtaattgattTAAAACTGGAGTCATTGTAGTATACTTATTCACTCCCATCAAGAcctttttgtattatttgtaacgcTTGCGGCCTATATTTTATAATTCTTAAATATgaggcattgcagtaatcgatctTAGAGAGCACCATACTCTGCAAAACACTCCCAAAACCAGTCAAAGGCAGTAAAGGACTTAATTTACTCAACAAATGTAACTGAAAATAATGACTGAACAACATGTATAACTTGACTCTGCATTGTTAAATGACAATCTACAATAACACCCAACAAATGCAATTCTTTCTTACTGGAATTTTATGAGTCCCCAGTTGTACAACCAGAAGCCAACACACCAATTCTGTTCTTCCTAGAATCATCACTTCAGTTGGCATTATATTTAGTGTTAAGTTATTCtctatcatccatttttcaaTTGCATTTATACAATCAGATAATTTCATAGTAAAATCTTGATCCCATGttgaaataggaaaaaaaaaacctgcacatCATCGGCATTAAAGCctataaaaaaacattaaaatgttcaaagatttttccaattgaagacatataaatattttaaaaaacataatgTTGATAGCTCAGAACCTTGGGCCACCCACATAAAACATTCACTTCTTCAGATACTTCACCCAGTGGTGTGCAGACTGCCCCAGGCTCTATCTGGGTGAGGGCACTGGCACATCTCCACTTCCCTCACACCACACTTTcatcctcccttccccacccccaccctgttaAATTTTTGCAGCGTGAGCAAATTTTCCAGCCTGCTGAttgtgccagcctggctcccctctgaaatcacttccaggtcatggggccaggaagtgatgtcagaggaaaagccaacgcCGGttcgagcagcaggccagagaagatGCTCGCATtgatgaagatttaaaaaggtacgggggaagggagggtgcgagtgtggcatggggacagggaaggagcaggggtagagaggagggcacaggggccccactgccccaggcacctcctaccctcactatgccactgacttcACCTTTATTTGACACTTTAATTGATCTATCAAGCATACAAGACTGTAACCATTCATATACTTTTCCCTTTGCACCCAAAAATGATATGAAATAAATGAAGTTACAAGAAAACACATTCTACAACCTGAGAAAATAAACAGTGCCATATTTTATTCCAGCAGTTCATTTAACATAGCAAGGAATGATTCCCCAGCAATAGTGATGCCACAGAGAGATACTGCTAGAAGTTCAGATACATCTAAAAGTCTCTGAGGAAGAACGATGCACTTTATTTATGAACTCTGGCCCCGTCAGGGCTAGATAATCTTGGCAAAATCTGGAtcccttcttcctcttcttctccaGTGCTCTAAACTAAAACCTGCAATTGGGTCCAGTTTCTCACCTAGCTTGTGAATACTGACAATATCTTATTAGGGTAAGATAGCTCCCAGAACACAGGATGGCTGCATCATTACCTTTGATTTTAGAaccaaataaaaattaaatactctttaaatttaaaaatatacaataCAATCATAATCTCCAATAGCCAGCAGTGCTCTCTCTATATGTAAATTATCTGCATCCTTCTACAATACCATTATTCAAAGTGCTTTAGAAACTTAgagcggcataataaaaaaaaatgtctagggcattagtcgcccaaagtcggcagcgtctaaagtccattctcgaaaaatacatccaaaatattttttttttttagaatcttctaattatacatccagccatttgatcgtccagaccgccaagtCATCTATATTTATActgcattcttgtccaaaaaattgtacaagtccaaaatgcctagaaaaagatcttttggatgtgggaggggtcagcaaagtgatagactggccacctagacatggcaacagagtagtggggcaccttacagggcactgctgtgactgtcacaaaaagggtaccatataaatatctcaccacaactcccttgcaggccatggtgagcccccaaaaacaCCTCCTAAACCTAttttacccacctgtctaccagcccaaatagcccttatggctgcagatggcacgtatatggcagtacagtagagtttggggggagggcttggtgggctcacatttttcaccatgaatgcagtggttagagtggcttatgggcctgggtcttcctctctacttaagccacctctgtgcagctctactaggctttcctatgtcaggtgctgatgttctggaggcatgtatgtacgtttttattctgatttttatggcagtgggggcggggggagggcagtgatcactgggggagtggtTGGAGGTcagtactttgtccctgcagtggttatctggtcacattggataccttctgggcacttagacctgtttttagattgcctaagtcacaacatataagttccatctaggcagtcttgtcaaacatttgattatccctgctgcccacctcctgccctaaccactcctcgaaaAATGCCCCTTTACACTCTGTGCACACAGCGGCAGTCAAAAGACCTATCATGTTTTTGGATACACCTAAAACCtttttcaattatcggcacttggacaacctgtcttttaggtcattcaAATGCTGATTTAGGTggatttttagacatatttttgtttcaattatgaacctcttagttttgaaattaaaaataaacacattggtaatgcccagcattcttctggcttaCCCTCTACAGAATTCGATCTGAGGCATTAAGGAGAAGTATTAGATGGTGCAGGGAATCCAAAGTCCTTGTACAGCCCATCATTCTTGTGTATGTTCCATTAATTACACATGGCTCAAGGTGTTTGATGATCCCATGCAAAAGCAAAGCCTCACTTTGATGCTAGGAGCAAAACTTGTTTAAACAGAAATAACATGGTCAACTGAGTCTGAGACCATCTTACCATCCACCACCTTGAACGCACTCTCTTAGTGCCTTTCATCATCTGTCTAAGTTGGATGGTAAACCCATCTCCAACATAGTTGAATGCGTTATAGTTTATTCCCTTTCCATCACGTGGAAGACTgatcttcccttttcttttccatCTCATTGAGTGATAAGCAGAGTCGGTAGCATGGCACCACTGTATGCAGCTTCTTGAGAACACTGGAGAAGCAGTTAATGAAAGTTCTGCGGACAGCATTAGAAGTGAAGTAAAAGATAATAGGATCCAATGTGGCATTGAAAGTACTGAGCAGCAAGGCATAGACCCTCCAGTCAGGGCTCTTATGCTGTATGTACCCTACTACATGCGATATGTTGTAGGGGGAGAAGCAGATAATGAAATTGCAGAGGGTAACCACAGCTAATCCAATGGCCCTTTGCTTCCTCTGGGCCTTGATGTTGGGCAGACATGTCAAGATTTTCACAAAGTTGATGTAGCAGTATAGGGTGATGATGAAAGGGACTACAAAGAGAAAAAGGCACATCTCCAGCCTGACAGGAAGTAGGACCTTTAGCTGTTCATCGCTAAAGTCATCATAGCACTGTGAGGTACCGGTGGTGGTATT contains:
- the LOC117345691 gene encoding free fatty acid receptor 2-like, translating into MTSNIHNNVVLAIYILTFLTGMPSNLLAFYAFLLKVRQKPTPVDILLFNLTISDLVLLIFLPMKMKEAASGMQWTLPQFLCPLTSFCYYSSIYISTFFLTAVSVERYLGVAYPIKYKMNRKPEYALIASFFFWFIACAHCSIVYIVQYTIPTNTTINTTTGTSQCYDDFSDEQLKVLLPVRLEMCLFLFVVPFIITLYCYINFVKILTCLPNIKAQRKQRAIGLAVVTLCNFIICFSPYNISHVVGYIQHKSPDWRVYALLLSTFNATLDPIIFYFTSNAVRRTFINCFSSVLKKLHTVVPCYRLCLSLNEMEKKREDQSST